In Apis cerana isolate GH-2021 linkage group LG5, AcerK_1.0, whole genome shotgun sequence, a single genomic region encodes these proteins:
- the LOC107997617 gene encoding AT-rich interactive domain-containing protein 4B isoform X2, translating into METEPEIGRVVCVELGDKKKKDNWFPGLVVAPTAQDTVRIRVRDDYLVRSFKDARYYTVPKKEATEFTKELVNKVENSTLKVAVEKALLFLEKNELPPHWDRDSLFGHSVSSGNSDSDGELDSDSSDDEPREEKDHFVAQLYKFMDDRGTPINNCPMIGSEDIDLYRLFRAVYKLGGYNRVTNQNQWKLITRRLSFTMQNSPSTHNLVKQAYKKFLHSFEDFYRKLGCTMVNHPRGTMRKQRPGRSLIRDKDRNTPVPPQVSIAKNEKEEEDKKIMEEEKKEKKEAKKESINKEEEIVKIKKKDEFEESGSGQESDVNIEGEAESSSSEKSQKISTSLSLPNRGKSKNKEDSKKKVIEKKKNEFKRQEKKDDKIKEEDATKTRSKSKDDNLKGKTPSENRETRTPSRESERKTLSKQRRLIDEDLKRRGRKRKEYEVEKSRTDEQLTDSAPCYKGPVELGDRLKVYYGPTHESKVTYEAKIIDMEKDGTEPMYLVHYTGWNTRYDEWIKPSRIAQNFTQAQGRVKRIKATSRPQTPSTNLPNNINKSSKMVSNTNSNTSQNRRRAQSVAPTSIVSSSTKEVKREDKDKEISQPVRSTTPLSVISSSSRTKSPATPANNRQTRTRNNDISNIEHRRRTRRTSGHADIVPSETEESETYDSDTTESEQTRTKSKTTEERKRREARYRVEDRIKPEEISEGEEDKDNLEEPRRGRRLRRTISKSQGIKSEPDSDEEQPKGRDFDLNQIRSELKGFDKAVKLELVRVEPDPEDEIKIEEKENVVLVSPKSEKNLESSKLETMSESKIIDNTEDIYEFKEPEPFEFEVRNKRDTSGEKDKIKKRVFEDEPKSPKKKQKIISPVIKETKSEIDIDSRKKVKKLFSKRVDDITDNLASHKLQSTSLTTCEEAFDKLCESPTFNQIKPIPIIEETNKISNGIDLLFSDLPGDDDATHDDSEDRLIISEAEVSEAEQENLFTYQQEMFSSNDANDSIELNKEDSNLQIESVREDTTLTISNKSDILVESKEMIKSPLHSQSPELKSLESKLLDITPVSSPIVTVPAPISARLPATSTIEEKLSAAMAFRNKTKDIKKEEEISEVVWKSSKEICKKLDIAIAQKNKEDQHASKIESENKKQEDEDIIINNENQCKEIMCVVIKQEEEELQQFKLKKEIEIKKFVETKVEHKKIQEEEEWKCIENDKSKKIEDEFKEHDFNKEKEKEKHKKIINQDVVDSADSSDSEQRLIIDNEESQDIKTSSNFDVKLRAELDRLQDTQERYSQLQTQKPMQSLKHQQQECEFKNEIKEISITKTDEEGETINSLLCEEEIPGSPAPIIENIEQINAGPSCSPPKVETTESNIVLMEMPFASAPTSGQSTTSSTVATLSMALPKTVETSVPVSLSIQQNPTLGARQQSHHQHLPALMSAQRRESNEAAPVMDNTPPTTPDSSISNISGSPREERTGGSSPTSEDNMKHNRDSSEADNDSGGKGPGFSEDDTLPNVEGNSADRILKPPAKRSIEETQSPKKRKRSRKHSECDKNTTKKTGRHSNRHGRHGGGSDSDDTSEGSNLCGVNSTSTNHTNISSVPDLSNYSSRSPRPTKYNFYVELDPELDGSQRIAVLQQKLAELRKTYNAVKVELAAIERRRKKLRRREREAIKAAKAEMQQACS; encoded by the exons aGTTCTGATGATGAACCACGTGAAGAAAAAGATCATTTTGTAGcacaattgtataaatttatggaTGATCGAGGAACACCTATTAATAATTGCCCAATGATTGGTTCTGAggatatagatttatatagattatttcgTGCCGTTTATAAATTAGGAGGTTACAATCGTGTaacaaatcaaaatcaatggAAATTGATAACACGTCGCCTGAGTTTTACAATGCAAAATTCACCATCTACGCACAATTTGGTTAAACAGgcctataaaaaattcttacactcctttgaagatttttatagaaaattaggTTGTACTATGGTAAATCATCCAAGAGGTACTATGCGTAAACAACGTCCTGGAAGAAGTTTGATTAGAGATAAAGACAGAAATACACCTGTACCTCCTCAAGTATCAATtgctaaaaatgaaaaagaagaagaagataaaaaaattatggaagaggaaaaaaaggaaaagaaagaagctaagaaagaatcaataaataaggaagaagaaattgttaaaataaaaaagaaggatgAATTTGAGGAAAGCGGTAGTGGACAAGAAAGTGATGTAAATATTGAGGGTGAAGCTGAATCATCTTCCAGtgaaaaatctcaaaaaatttcaacatcatTATCATTACCAAATAGAggtaaatctaaaaataaagaagattcaaagaaaaaagttatagaaaaaaagaaaaatgaatttaaaagacaagaaaaaaaagatgataaaataaaagaagaggaTGCTACTAAAACAAGATCAAAATCTAAAGACGATAATCTAAAAGGTAAAACGCCTTCTGAAAATAGAGAAACACGAACTCCATCAAGAGAAtcagaaagaaaaactttatCTAAACAAAGACGATTAATAGatgaagatttaaaaagacgaggaagaaaacgaaaagaatatGAAGTAGAAAAGTCACGTACAGATGAACAGTTAACGGATTCAGCTCCTTGTTACAAAGGGCCTGTAGAATTAGGAGATAGACTGAAAGTTTATTATGGACCTACTCATGAATCTAAAGTTACTTATGAAGCAAAGATTATTGACATGGAAAAAGATGGTACAGAACCAATGTATTTAGTACATTATACTGGATGGAATACAAGATATGATGAATGGATTAAACCATCAAGAATAGCACAGAATTTTACACAAGCTCAAGGAAGAGTAAAACGAATTAAAGCTACTTCAAGACCTCAAACTCCTAGTACGAATTTAccgaataatataaacaaatcgtCAAAAATGGTTTCTAATACTAATTCAAATACATCTCAAAATCGACGTCGAGCACAAAGTGTTGCACCTACATCAATTGTTTCATCTTCAACAAAAGAGGTCAAAAgagaagataaagataaagaaatatctcaACCAGTTAGATCTACAACTCCATTATCTGTTATAAGTTCCAGCTCTAGAACTAAAAGTCCAGCAACACCAGCGAATAATCGTCAAACACGAAcaagaaataatgatatatccaATATAGAACATCGAAGACGAACTAGAAGAACTTCTGGACATGCAGATATAGTTCCATCAGAAACTGAAGAAAGTGAAACATATGATTCAGATACTACAGAATCTGAACAAACAAGAACTAAATCTAAAACTACAGAGGAAAGAAAACGTAGGGAAGCAAGATATAGAGTAGAAGATAGAATAAAACCAGAGGAAATTAGTGAGGGTgaagaagataaagataatttggAAGAACCGCGTAGAGGTAGACGTTTAAGAAGGACAATTAGTAAATCTCAAGGTATAAAATCTGAACCAGATAGTGATGAAGAACAGCCGAAAGGTCgagattttgatttaaatcaaatacgATCTGAATTAAAAGGTTTTGATAAAGCAGTAAAATTAGAACTTGTTAGAGTTGAACCAGATCcagaagatgaaataaaaatagaagaaaaagaaaatgttgttTTAGTTTCACCAAAAtcggaaaaaaatttagaatcatcaaaattagaaacaatgtctgaatctaaaataatagataatacagaagatatatatgaatttaaagaaCCAGAACCATTTGAATTTGAAGTACGAAACAAACGAGATACAAGTGGAgaaaaagataagataaaaaagagagtATTTGAAGATGAACCAAAAAGTcctaagaaaaaacaaaaaataatatcaccagttataaaagaaactaaatcagaaatagatattgattcacgaaaaaaagtaaaaaaattgtttagtaAAAGAGTTGATGATATTACAGATAATTTAGCTTCTCATAAATTACAATCTACATCATTAACAACATGTGAAGAAGCATTTGATAAACTTTGTGAATCACCaacatttaatcaaataaaacctATACCCATTATTGaggaaacaaataaaataagtaatggTATAGATCTTTTATTTAGTGATTTACCTGGAGATGATGATGCTACCCATGATGATTCAGAAGatcgtttaataatatcagaaGCAGAAGTTTCAGAAGCAGAACAAGAAAACTTATTTACATATCAACAAGAGATGTTCTCTTCTAATGATGCAAATGAttcaatagaattaaataaagaagattcaaatttacaaattgaatCAGTAAGAGAAGATACAAcattaacaatttcaaataaatctgaTATTCTTGTTGAATCAAAGGAAATGATTAAATCTCCATTACATAGTCAATCTCCAGAATTAAAATCACtggaatcaaaattattagatataacaCCTGTTTCATCTCCAATTGTAACAGTTCCAGCACCAATTAGTGCAAGATTACCAGCTACATCTACAATAGAAGAAAAACTTTCAGCTGCAATGGCTTTTCGTAATAAAActaaagatatcaaaaaagaagaagaaatttctgaAGTTGTATGGAAatcttcaaaagaaatttgtaaaaagttaGATATTGCAATTgcacaaaaaaataaagaagatcaACATGCATCTAAAAttgaaagtgaaaataaaaaacaagaagatgaagatattataattaataatgaaaatcaatgTAAAGAAATAATGTGTGTGGTAATTAaacaagaagaggaagaacttcaacaatttaaattaaaaaaagaaatagaaataaaaaaatttgttgaaactAAAGtggaacataaaaaaatacaagaagaagaagaatggaaatgtatagaaaatgataaatctaaaaaaatagaagatgaatttaaagagcatgattttaataaagaaaaagaaaaagaaaagcataagaaaataattaatcaagatGTGGTAGATTCTGCAGATAGTAGTGATTCTGAACAGAGgctaataattgataatgagGAATCACAAGACATAAAAACTTCATCAAATTTTGATGTTAAATTAAGAGCAGAATTAGATAGGCTTCAAGATACACAAGAAAGATATTCACAATTACAGACACAAAAGCCTATGCAATCATTGAAACACCAACAACAAGaatgtgaatttaaaaatgaaattaaagaaatatctatTACAAAAACAGATGAAGAAGGAGAAACAATTAATTCTTTGCTTTGTGAAGAAGAAATACCAGGTTCACCAGCAcctattattgaaaatatagaacaaATAAATGCTGGTCCATCTTGTTCACCTCCAAAAGTTGAAACTACAGAAAGTAATATAGTACTAATGGAAATGCCATTTGCAAGTGCACCTACATCTGGTCAAAGTACAACCAGCAGTACTGTTGCTACTCTTAGTATGGCATTGCCAAAAACTGTAGAAACATCTGTTCCAGTTTCTTTATCTATACAACAAAATCCTACTCTTGGTGCGAGGCAACAATCTCATCATCAACATTTACCTGCACTAATGTCTGCACAGAGAAGAGAAAGCAATGAAGCAGCACCTGTAATGGATAATACTCCTCCAACTACACCTGATTCAagtatttccaatatttctggATCTccaagagaagaaagaacagGTGGTTCATCACCAACTTCGGAAGATAATATGAAACATAATCGTGATAGTTCTGAAGCAGATAATGATAGTGGTGGTAAAGGTCCAGGATTTAGTGAAGATGATACATTGCCAAATGTTGAAGGAAATTCTGCAGATAGGATATTAAAACCACCAGCAAAACGTTCTATTGAAGAAACACAATCTCCTAAAAAACGTAAAAGAAGTAGAAAGCATTCAGAATGTGATAAAAACACTACTAAAAAAACAGGAAGACATAGTAATAGACATGGTAGACATGGTGGTGGAAGTGATAGCGATGATACGAGTGAAGGTTCTAATTTATGCGGAGTTAATTCAACTTCAACGAATCATACGAATATAAGTAGTGTTCCCGATTTGAGTAATTATTCATCAAGATCGCCTCGAcctacaaaatataatttttatgtggaattag ATCCTGAATTGGATGGTAGTCAAAGGATAGCTGTATTACAGCAAAAATTAGCTGAATTACGTAAAACATATAATGCTGTGAAAGTTGAACTTGCCGCTATTGAAAGacgcagaaaaaaattaagaaggagagaacgagaag CCATAAAGGCAGCTAAAGCAGAAATGCAACAGGCTTGTTCGTGA